A genome region from Penicillium psychrofluorescens genome assembly, chromosome: 3 includes the following:
- a CDS encoding uncharacterized protein (ID:PFLUO_004182-T1.cds;~source:funannotate) — MKTLIDLFKDGDTGLLSVIEEYINAQAYIQTISNPSGDLSSGGLGEPKFNVDETAFTGSWGRPQRDGPALRATALIAFGQWLLDNGYSSSAMDIVWPIVRNDLSYVAQNWNLTGYDLWEEVDGSSFFTIAVQHRALVEGNTFANQVGSECSYCEVAPQVLCFLQSFWAGSYVLANFGDSRSGKDSNTLLGTIVTFDKDAGCDDSTFQPCSSRALANHKVVTDSFRSIYTLNSGIEDGVAVAVGRYPEDTYYNGNPWFLCTLAAAEVLYDALYQWNRIGSLTINDISLAFFQDVYSSAAAGTYAASSEEYQSITSAVRTYADGYVSIVQEHAMTNGSLSEQFDKADGLELSARDLTWSYAALLTANMRRNSVVPAAWGETSASSIPATCISGYTSTGTYSSATYTSWPSALASISGSTTTGSTASSATISVTTTNTACTTPTSVVVTFDLIATTVYGENIKLSGSIEQLGDWDPDDAIALSASEYTESDNLWHVTVDLPAGTTFEYKYIRVESDESVEWETTSNRVYTVPSACDATAATESDIWS, encoded by the exons ATGAAAACGCTTATTGACCTGTTCAAGGACGGAGATACCGGCTTGCTCAGTGTGATCGAAGAGTACATCAATGCCCAGGCTTATATTCAGACCATTTCAAACCCGTCGGGAGATCTCTCATCCGGAGGTCTTGGTGAGCCCAAATTCAATGTGGACGAGACCGCGTTTACCGGCTCCTGGGGCCGTCCTCAGCGCGATGGTCCGGCGCTCCGAGCAACCGCGCTGATTGCTTTTGGTCAATGGCTCCTT GATAATGGCTACAGCTCCTCGGCTATGGATATTGTCTGGCCCATTGTTAGGAACGACCTCTCCTATGTCGCGCAGAATTGGAACTTGACTGGTTATG ATCTAtgggaagaagttgatggcTCTTCGTTCTTTACAATTGCCGTGCAGCATCGCGCTCTGGTTGAAGGCAACACGTTTGCCAACCAAGTCGGATCGGAATGCTCATACTGTGAAGTTGCGCCACAGGTCTTATGTTTTTTGCAGTCTTTCTGGGCAGGCTCTTACGTACTTGCTAATTTTGGAGACAGCCGCTCCGGCAAGGATTCCAACACCCTACTGGGGACCATTGTAACTTTCGACAAAGATGCTGGTTGCGATGACAGCACCTTCCAGCCTTGCTCCTCACGGGCATTGGCAAACCACAAGGTTGTGACAGACTCTTTCCGCTCCATTTATACTCTCAACTCAGGTATCGAAGACGGCGTCGCCGTTGCCGTGGGTCGTTACCCAGAAGATACGTACTATAATGGAAATCCCTGGTTCCTATGCACGCTCGCGGCGGCCGAAGTGTTATATGATGCGTTGTATCAGTGGAACCGCATTGGCTCACTGACTATTAACGACATCTCTctggccttcttccaggaTGTGTATAGTTCGGCTGCCGCTGGAACCTATGCCGCATCCAGTGAAGAATACCAATCGATTACGAGTGCTGTAAGGACATATGCAGATGGATACGTGAGCATTGTG CAAGAGCATGCAATGACGAATGGTTCGCTGTCGGAACAATTTGACAAGGCCGACGGACTTGAGCTGTCGGCACGCGATTTGACCTGGTCATATGCCGCATTGTTGACGGCGAATATGCGGCGGAATTCCGTCGTGCCCGCTGCATGGGGGGAGACCTCGGCTAGCAGTATTCCGGCAACGTGTATTAGTGGATACACTTCCACCGGAACGTACAGTTCGGCCACCTATACGAGCTGGCCTAGCGCATTGGCGAGTATTTCAGGATCAACGACTACAGGCTCGACTGCATCATCCGCAACAATTTCAGTGACGACAACCAACACTGCATGCACGACTCCTACCTCCGTGGTCGTAACCTTTGATCTGATTGCAACCACAGTGTATGGCGAGAACATCAAGCTTTCGGGCTCAATTGAACAACTTGGTGACTGGGATCCGGACGATGCCATCGCATTGAGCGCAAGCGAATATACTGAAAGCGACAATTTATGGCATGTGACGGTGGATCTGCCGGCCGGCACTACTTTTGAGTATAAATACATTCGCGTGGAAAGCGATGAAAGTGTCGAATGGGAAACCACCTCAAATAGAGTCTATACAGTGCCGTCAGCCTGTGACGCTACAGCTGCAACAGAGAGTGATATTTGGAGTTGA
- a CDS encoding uncharacterized protein (ID:PFLUO_004183-T1.cds;~source:funannotate): MLFLVQLALMVILPAALASPTVIISQPQATIVGSSGLNNVDSFNGIPFAQQPTGSLRLKPPQPIQTSLGTVQATGVAKSCPQFFFDDNWSAFPSSVLGDLLNLPLFQNVTDAGEDCLNLNINRPSGTEAGAKLPVLVWIFGGGFELGSTTMYDGGSFVADSMDLNMPVLFVAMNYRCGGFGFMPGKEILKDGSSNLGLLDQRLALEWVADNIEAFGGDPSKVTIWGESAGSISVFDQMALYDGNNTYNGSPLFRAGIMDSGSMVPADPVDGVKGQAVYDAVVKEAGCSNATDTLECLRGLDYSDFLNAANSVPGILSYNSVALSYLPRPDGTVLTDSPENLVTSGKYANVPFIVGDQEDEGTIFALFESNITTTSEVVDYLQDFFFFDATRGELEHLVGLYPNITTDGSPFRTASMNDWYPQYKRIAAILGDLTFTLTRRVFLNLAAKVKPDIPSWSYLASYDYGTPILGTCHGSDILQVFYGILPNYASKSIHTYYLSFIYDQNPNSRANDYMNWPQWSGNHSLMQFFNDHGALLPDTFRQASASFIQRNIADFHI; this comes from the coding sequence ATGCTGTTCCTAGTGCAGTTGGCCTTGATGGTCATTCTGCCCGCTGCTTTGGCTTCTCCCACAGTCATCATCTCACAGCCCCAGGCCACCATTGTTGGCTCATCGGGACTGAATAACGTCGACAGCTTCAATGGTATTCCATTTGCCCAACAGCCAACGGGCTCGCTTCGACTAAAGCCCCCGCAGCCCATTCAAACCTCTCTAGGCACCGTACAAGCAACCGGAGTTGCCAAGTCCTGCCCTCAATTTTTCTTTGACGACAACTGGAGCGCCTTCCCGTCATCAGTCCTGGGCGATCTGCTGAACCTTCCGCTCTTCCAGAACGTCACCGATGCGGGAGAAGACTGCCTGAACCTTAACATTAATCGTCCGTCAGGAACTGAAGCCGGTGCTAAACTGCCAGTGCTGGTTTGGATTTTTGGCGGCGGCTTCGAACTTGGCTCCACTACCATGTACGATGGCGGCAGCTTTGTCGCTGACTCCATGGATTTGAATATGCCCGTTCTCTTTGTTGCAATGAACTACCGCTGCGGAGGTTTCGGATTTATGCCCGGAAAGGAAATATTGAAAGATGGCTCGTCGAACCTCGGCCTGCTGGACCAGCGGCTTGCTCTAGAGTGGGTGGCAGACAATATCGAGGCATTCGGTGGTGACCCATCTAAGGTGACCATTTGGGGCGAGTCTGCGGGTTCCATCTCCGTCTTCGACCAGATGGCTCTTTATGATGGTAACAACACTTACAATGGTTCGCCTCTATTCCGCGCAGGCATCATGGACTCTGGTAGCATGGTGCCTGCCGATCCAGTCGATGGTGTCAAGGGCCAGGCCGTCTACGACGCTGTTGTCAAGGAGGCAGGTTGCAGCAATGCAACCGACACACTCGAGTGTCTCCGAGGGTTGGACTACAGTGATTTCTTGAATGCAGCCAATTCCGTTCCGGGTATCTTAAGTTACAATTCTGTGGCTCTGTCGTACCTACCTCGACCTGACGGCACGGTGCTGACTGACTCACCGGAGAATCTCGTTACTAGCGGCAAATATGCTAATGTCCCTTTTATCGTCGGCGATCAGGAAGACGAGGGAACCATATTCGCTCTATTTGAGTCCAATATCACAACAACATCTGAGGTTGTCGACTACTTGCAggactttttcttctttgacGCCACACGAGGAGAGCTCGAGCACCTGGTTGGGCTTTACCCGAATATCACCACCGACGGTTCTCCGTTTCGTACTGCATCGATGAACGACTGGTATCCGCAGTATAAGAGAATCGCAgccatccttggcgatcttACTTTTACCCTCACGCGTAGGGTGTTCTTGAACCTGGCGGCTAAGGTCAAGCCCGACATTCCGTCTTGGTCCTATCTGGCCTCTTATGACTATGGCACACCTATCTTGGGCACCTGCCACGGCTCTGATATATTGCAAGTCTTTTACGGCATTCTTCCTAACTATGCATCCAAATCCATTCACACATACTACCTTTCGTTTATATACGACCAGAATCCAAATTCTCGGGCGAACGATTACATGAACTGGCCTCAATGGAGCGGCAACCACAGTCTGATGCAATTCTTCAATGACCACGGTGCTTTACTTCCTGATACTTTCCGCCAAGCGTCTGCTAGTTTTATCCAGCGGAATATTGCCGACTTTCATATTTAA
- a CDS encoding uncharacterized protein (ID:PFLUO_004184-T1.cds;~source:funannotate): MNGHANVESERHFDVIVVGAGISGINAGYRVQSELPGRSYAILEARDDLGGTWDLFKYPGIRSDSDLFTFGFAWNPWNSDHPIAEGADIKKYLRSTAHKFGIDSHIHYRHRLLGSDWSSADNTWSLSVDHDGKTKTYTARFVIFGTGYYDYKEPLKAQIPGLDNFQGQIIHPQFWPEDLDYKNKNVVIIGSGATAVTLLPNMAEDASRVTMLQRSPSYILSIPNTIRSRWLRYLMPTYLYERMQRIMWITSARFLFLFCQRFPSFARWVLRLSSRRQLPSHISLDPHFKPHYNPWDQRMCLCPDGDFYKGLQTGKADIKTDTIKSVTKKGIILNSGEQLDADIIITATGLKLQIAGGSSLAVDGEKIHLADKYLWHGVMLQDLPNASFVIGYTNASWTLGADATAHFIIRLLKDMEERKMVAAVPRLTAKDAAVLQDRKLLNLNSTYITSAEGRLPKAADRGPWQPRDNYFTDLQFAKKGNFEEGLEMVPGPKMA; the protein is encoded by the coding sequence atgaacGGACACGCCAACGTCGAGTCCGAGCGCCACTTCGATGtgatcgtcgtcggcgccggcaTCTCCGGCATCAACGCGGGCTACCGCGTCCAGAGCGAGCTGCCCGGCAGGAGCTATGCCATCCTCGAGGCTCGTGATGATCTGGGCGGCACCTGGGACCTGTTCAAGTACCCGGGAATTCGCTCCGATTCCGATCTCTTCACCTTCGGCTTCGCCTGGAACCCCTGGAACTCCGACCACCCGATCGCGGAGGGCGCCGACATCAAGAAATATCTGCGCAGCACCGCGCACAAGTTTGGCATTGACTCCCACATCCACTACCGCCATCGCCTGCTCGGCTCCGACTGGTCCTCCGCTGACAATACCTGGTCGCTGTCCGTCGATCACGATGGGAAGACCAAAACCTACACGGCGCGCTttgtcatcttcggcacCGGCTACTACGACTACAAGGAGCCGCTGAAGGCGCAAATCCCTGGCCTCGATAACTTCCAGGGCCAGATAATCCACCCGCAGTTCTGGCCCGAGGATCTGGACTATAAAAACAAAAACGTGGTTATCATCGGCAGCGGTGCCACCGCCGTGACGCTGCTCCCCAacatggccgaggatgcCTCGCGGGTCACCATGTTACAGCGCAGCCCGTCTTATATtctctccatccccaacacGATCCGGAGCCGCTGGCTGCGTTATCTGATGCCCACATATCTCTACGAGCGGATGCAGCGCATCATGTGGATCACGTCTGCgcgctttctctttctcttctgccaGCGATTCCCCAGCTTCGCCCGCTGGGTGTTGCGCCTCAGCTCCCGCCGACAGCTGCCCAGCCACATCTCTCTCGACCCGCACTTCAAGCCGCACTACAACCCATGGGATCAGCGCATGTGTCTCTGTCCCGACGGAGATTTCTACAAGGGTCTCCAGACGGGCAAGGCCGATATCAAGACCGATACCATCAAAAGTGTGACTAAAAAgggcatcatcctcaattCCGGCGAGCAACTCGATGCTGATATTATCATTACGGCCACCGGACTGAAACTCCAAATTGCGGGCGGCTCCTCGCTGGCGGTGGACGGCGAGAAGATCCACCTGGCCGACAAGTATCTCTGGCACGGTGTCATGCTCCAGGATCTGCCTAATGCGTCCTTCGTCATTGGTTACACGAACGCTTCATGGACGCTGGGTGCTGACGCCACCGCCCACTTCATCATACGTCTGCTCAAGGATATGGAGGAACGCAAGATGGTTGCGGCTGTTCCACGCCTGACGGCAAAGGATGCTGCCGTCCTGCAGGATCGGAAATTGCTCAACCTCAACTCAACCTATATCACCAGCGCTGAGGGCAGATTGCCCAAGGCGGCCGATCGCGGACCCTGGCAGCCACGCGATAACTACTTTACCGATCTCCAGTTTGCTAAGAAGGGCAACTTTGAGGAGGGTTTGGAGATGGTGCCAGGGCCGAAAATGGCGTGA
- a CDS encoding uncharacterized protein (ID:PFLUO_004185-T1.cds;~source:funannotate) — MLFNPQVKLSLAEKLDLLPALVSVSLAAFYALLTGIWRSERQAKTLFLHFGYAIFRKVTARMSPSQIQFVSPTSDKIYNRFAKKSGRVPESVELGHGALGHWIGDRNAPNVLVWFHGGGFALPANMGYFKFYSNVVRELERSGKRVAVFSLTYTLSPQGTYPTQLRQAVECMRYIVSQPNRDPSTVFLGGDSAGGNLVSGVLSHIAHPHPQIAPLSLSGNLGGAAMIAPWTLLDTEFPDQEIYSGGDLITPSVAGPWSSAYLGKATRDYYTDLSTAPTDWFESFPVNTVLITGGGNEILLPIIQDFAAKFKEGFPSVELFIGHREGHVAPIYNLYLGDNTETEQGKKVKSWLKELLH, encoded by the exons ATGCTGTTCAATCCTCAGGTAAAGCTCTCTCTCGCGGAGAAGCTCGATTTACTGCCCGCGCTGGTCTCCGTGAGTTTGGCCGCCTTCTATGCCCTCCTGACGGGTATCTGGCGCTCCGAGCGCCAGGCCAAGACTCTGTTCCTGCATTTTGGCTACGCCATCTTCCGCAAGGTCACCGCGCGCATGTCGCCCAGCCAGATTCAGTTCGTCTCGCCAACCTCCGACAAGATCTACAATCGGTTCGCGAAGAAATCTGGTCGCGTGCCTGAATCGGTGGAGTTGGGACACGGTGCCCTGGGCCACTGGATTGGGGACCGCAATGCGCCGAATGTGCTGGTGTGGTTCCATG GTGGTGGCTTTGCGCTGCCCGCCAACATGGGCTACTTCAAGTTCTACTCCAATGTCGTCCGCGAGCTCGAGCGCTCCGGCAAGCGCGTCGCCGTCTTCAGCTTGACCTATACCCTGTCCCCGCAAGGCACCTACCCGACGCAGCTGCGCCAGGCCGTGGAGTGCATGCGCTACATCGTGTCGCAGCCCAACCGTGACCCCAGCACGGTTTTCCTGGGCGGCGACTCGGCCGGCGGGAATCTTGTCAGCGGCGTGTTGTCGCATATCGCGCACCCACACCCCCAGATCGCGCCACTGTCTCTGTCGGGCAATCTGGGTGGTGCCGCCATGATCGCTCCATGGACGCTACTGGACACCGAATTCCCGGACCAGGAGATCTACTCGGGTGGTGACCTGATCACGCCGAGCGTGGCGGGTCCATGGTCGAGTGCGTACTTGGGCAAAGCGACGCGGGATTACTACACGGATCTGTCCACTGCGCCAACGGACTGGTTCGAGTCGTTCCCCGTCAACACGGTCCTGATCACCGGCGGGGGCAATGAGATTCTCCTGCCCATAATCCAGGACTTTGCCGCCAAGTTCAAAGAGGGCTTCCCGTCTGTGGAACTGTTTATTGGCCACCGCGAGGGCCATGTTGCGCCTATCTATAATCTATACTTGGGCGACAATACCGAGACGGAGCAGGGAAAGAAGGTTAAATCATGGCTAAAGGAACTGCTGCACTAG
- a CDS encoding uncharacterized protein (ID:PFLUO_004186-T1.cds;~source:funannotate) codes for MALGDTLMALAAFSVAEGYFLQRAAFPDETFRAVSLGALGVNLLLRAIWGMIIWPFFFNPLRHLPRVPGLMNHAAIIFDSPRGRKPLHWMKTIPNDGLIHMRDTINQSYLLPTNHQALLDIMSTNTYDFEKPWRARNFLARILGFGLILSEGAAHRKQRKALTPAFNIKNIRAMYTLMWDKTNQLLVELEKEIQACPMDGTNPADGVGKIEMGVWGSRLTLDIIGPAAMGRDFRSLQNPDNKVADSFLAILEPTKEKMAFLAMNFTLPQWIAQRVPWRLNDVVANETGFLRDMCNDIVREKRGSLKATNASAKDLETDILGTMMMGGDFSDTELVDQMLTFLAAGHETTASALTWACYLLTLYPEAQEKLRAEIRANIPSGDSQITYSDLESLPLLNGVCQEVLRLYPTVPATIRESIRDTTVAGKHVPRGTRIVLCPYAVNRCPEFWGSNGEEFIPERWIDTDKTGAPVVNHTGGASTNFAQITFLHGQRSCIGKDFARAELRCAVAGVVGRFAFEMQDPKQEIHIAGAVTTKPVEGMHLRMRRVEGW; via the exons ATGGCGCTTGGTGACACCCTTATGGCCCTGGCAGCCTTCTCGGTTGCCGAGGGATATTTCCTGCAGCGCGCTGCTTTTCCTGATGAGACCTTCCGAGCTGTCTCTCTCGGTGCCCTGGGCGTGAACCTCTTGCTCCGCGCCATCTGGGGCATGATCATCTGgccgttcttcttcaacccgCTGCGACATCTACCCCGGGTTCCG GGCTTAATGAACCATGCTGCCATTATCTTCGATTCTCCGCGTGGCCGTAAACCGCTGCATTGGATGAAGACCATCCCCAATGATGGTCTTATCCACATGCGTGACACCATCAACCAGAGCTACCTGCTTCCAACCAATCACCAGGCCCTGCTGGACATCATGAGCACCAACACGTATGACTTTGagaagccatggcgggcGCGCAACTTCCTGGCTCGTATCCTCGGGTTTGGCCTGATCCTATCCGAGGGTGCGGCGCACAGGAAACAGCGCAAAGCACTCACTCCAGCCTTTAATATCAAAAACATCCGCGCCATGTACACACTGATGTGGGACAAGACTAACCAGCTCCTAGTCgaattggagaaggagatccaAGCCTGTCCGATGGACGGCACCAATCCGGCCGATGGCGTCGGCAAAATCGAGATGGGCGTTTGGGGTAGCCGCTTGACACTGGATATCATCGGCCCTGCGGCGATGGGTCGTGACTTCCGCTCGCTGCAGAACCCGGATAACAAGGTGGCCGAcagcttcctcgccatcctcgagcccaccaaggagaagatggcttTCCTGGCTATGAACTTCACACTGCCGCAGTGGATCGCCCAGCGCGTGCCCTGGCGCTTGAACGATGTGGTTGCCAATGAGACGGGTTTCCTGCGGGATATGTGCAATGACATTGTGCGCGAGAAACGCGGTTCTCTCAAGGCTACCAATGCGTCTgccaaggatctggagacCGATATTCTCGGCacgatgatgatgggcggCGACTTTTCTGATACTGAGCTGGTTGACCAGATGCTGACCTTCCTGGCAGCAGGT CATGAGACGACTGCAAGCGCCCTCACCTGGGCCTGTTACCTCCTGACACTCTACCCAGAGGCACAGGAGAAGCTGCGTGCCGAAATCCGGGCCAACATTCCGTCTGGGGACAGCCAGATCACATACAGCGACCTGGAGTCGCTGCCCTTGCTAAATGGCGTATGCCAGGAAGTCCTCCGTCTATATCCCACGGTCCCAGCAACAATCCGCGAATCTATACGCGATACAACAGTGGCAGGCAAGCACGTACCACGAGGCACACGAATCGTGCTCTGTCCATATGCAGTCAACCGCTGCCCGGAGTTCTGGGGCAGCAACGGCGAAGAGTTCATACCAGAGCGATGGATTGACACCGACAAGACAGGCGCGCCCGTCGTCAACCATACGGGCGGCGCATCTACCAATTTTGCACAGATTACCTTTCTGCACGGCCAGCGCTCCTGTATCGGCAAGGACTTTGCGCGCGCCGAGCTGCGCTGCGCTGTTGCGGGTGTGGTTGGTCGGTTCGCATTTGAGATGCAGGATCCGAAGCAGGAGATTCATATTGCAGGCGCTGTTACCACTAAGCCTGTTGAGGGGATGCATTTGCGGATGCGGAGGGTGGAAGGGTGGTAG
- a CDS encoding uncharacterized protein (ID:PFLUO_004187-T1.cds;~source:funannotate): MEKTTSQHQHIESGPTPGPATKTDEFYDSEDRLAHLSEEHRQYLLARHGTLDLDPIPDMNDADPYNWPRWKKNINLSLVAFHAMIATFTAASIQCAFLNISEDLHQSIQRTSYLTSLFIAVLGGAPLFWRPLCNRFGRRPIFLLSLICSLVGNIGCAKSPTYGTMGLCRAITAFFISPAAAIGSAVVAETFFKKDRARCMGVWTLLVTLGVPSAPFIFGFAAQRVGYRWIYWVLAICNGVQFFLYLFLGPESLYVRKENDARNVASVKESMFKFGRIDPAPLRFWDFIEPLSYFAKPCVFIPAAAYAMIFLWGSVMITIEIPQLFPAMYGLDTQQVGLNFLGVIIGSVIGEQIGGFISDRWMLMRRKRIGHPPKPEFRLWLTYIGYVLTIVGIVVFCIQLRDSGPKWNVTPIIGTAVAAAGNQIVTTINITYAVDCYREDAASVGVFITFVRQIWGFIGPFWFPQMFANAGWAGGAGIATALIVAISIIPTMLVQWCGPKWR; the protein is encoded by the exons ATGGAGAAAACGACTAGCCAGCATCAACACATCGAAAGCGGACCGACTCCGGGTCCAGCGACCAAGACCGATGAGTTCTATGACTCCGAGGATCGCCTGGCGCATCTGTCCGAGGAGCATCGCCAGTATCTCCTGGCCCGGCATGGAACCCTGGACCTGGATCCCATCCCGGACATGAATGATGCGGATCCGTACAATTGGCCGCGGTGGAAG AAAAATATCAACCTCAGCCTAGTCGCTTTCCACGCCATGATCGCCACATTCACCGCCGCCTCGATCCAGTGCGCGTTCCTTAACATCTCAGAGGATCTGCATCAAAGCATACAGCGTACCAGCTACCTGACCTCCCTGTTCATCGCAGTCCTCGGTGGCGCGCCCTTATTCTGGCGTCCGCTGTGCAACCGCTTCGGTCGTCGGCCGATCTTCCTGCTCTCGTTGATTTGTAGTCTGGTCGGGAATATCGGGTGTGCGAAGAGCCCGACGTACGGGACCATGGGTCTCTGCCGTGCCATTACTGCGTTCTTCATCAGTCCCGCCGCTGCTATTGGTAGCGCCGTGGTGGCTGAGACTTTTTTCAAAAAGGATCGCGCGCGATGCATGGGTGTCTGGACGCTGCTAGTCACGCTGGGTGTGCCCTCGGCGCCATTTATCTTTGGGTTTGCCGCGCAGCGTGTCGGATACCGCTGGATCTACTGGGTTCTTGCCATCTGCAACGGCGTGCAATTCTTCCTTtatctcttcctcggcccTGAGTCGTTGTATGTCCGCAAGGAGAACGACGCCCGCAATGTGGCCAGCGTCAAGGAGTCAATGTTCAAATTCGGCCGTATTGACCCGGCCCCTCTCCGGTTCTGGGACTTCATCGAGCCGCTCAGCTATTTCGCGAAGCCCTGCGTGTTTATCCCGGCCGCGGCTTACGCCATGATTTTCCTGTGGGGCAGCGTGATGATCACCATTGAGATCCCGCAGCTCTTCCCCGCGATGTACGGGCTGGACACGCAGCAGGTTGGTCTGAACTTCCTGGGTGTGATCATCGGGTCGGTGATTGGCGAGCAGATTGGCGGGTTCATCTCAGACCggtggatgttgatgcgTCGCAAGCGGATTGGCCACCCCCCGAAGCCGGAATTTCGCTTGTGGTTGACCTATATCGGCTATGTCCTGACTATTGTTGGTATTGTGGTCTTTTGCATCCAGCTGCGTGACTCTGGTCCTAAATGGAATGTCACGCCCATTATCGGCacggctgttgctgctgctggcaACCAGATCGTCACGACCATCAATATCACCTATGCGGTCGACTGCTACCGTGAGGACGCTGCCAGTGTGGGTGTTTTCATCACCTTTGTAAGACAAATCTGGGGATTTATCGGTCCATTCTG GTTCCCTCAGATGTTTGCCAATGCCGGCTGggccggtggtgctggcaTTGCCACGGCCCTGATAGTGGCCATCAGCATTATTCCGACCATGTTGGTGCAGTGGTGCGGACCGAAGTGGCGCTGA
- a CDS encoding uncharacterized protein (ID:PFLUO_004188-T1.cds;~source:funannotate), with product MAALECWRQGHDVRIIEKSSTRLLSGDGFTIGSTAIQALRHWPDLVEENERIAFHPWASWHKITGEKISGPAPLFGPTERKEETQNDGEEAPRTIYRHSRPKFHKMLADQAEKQGIYVEYGTRVVEYYEQSIAGKAGVVLGNGERIEADVVFAADGIGSKSSSAIMGHMVPARSTGFAIYRTAFPVELADADPMVRQRFKPLNDGTPVVEVWMGEGIRATLGRSYDEMSWTMNYPDDGEESESWSTLVDPETVLQKTANIPGWPEAGNRLIRLTPKERLHDFKLMWREPQPCWVSPAGRIVQIGDAAHSFLPSSGNGATQGMEDAISLATCLRLAEKNNLCWATRAHNKLRFERVSCLQLLGILNQETRHLSANAKANTVPTKPIGLMAAWIWRHNPERYAIENYEAARAHLEDGKPFQNSNIPPGHVYKPWTIDEMLRAIAAGELHLDGEWE from the exons ATGGCTGCTCTAGAGTGCTGGCGCCAGGGACATGATGTTCGAATCATTGAGAAATCATCCACTCGACTTTTATCCG GCGATGGTTTCACCATTGGTTCCACCGCTATCCAAGCGTTGCGGCACTGGCCGGATTTGGTCGAAGAGAACGAGAGGATCGCATTCCACCCATGGGCCTCCTGGCACAAGATCACTGGAGAGAAGATCTCGGGCCCTGCGCCGCTTTTTGGTCCCACtgagaggaaagaagagaccCAAAACGACGGTGAAGAAGCCCCGCGGACGATCTACAGACATAGCCGTCCGAAATTCCACAAGATGCTGGCCGACCAAGCGGAAAAGCAGGGTATTTACGTGGAGTACGGCACTCGTGTGGTTGAGTACTATGAGCAATCCATCGCAGGCAAAGCAGGTGTGGTACTGGGAAATGGAGAGAGGATCGAGGCTGACGTGGTCTTTGCTGCCGATGGCATTGGAAGCAAGTCGAGTAGTGCGATAATGGGTCATATGGTTCCCGCTCGCTCAACAGGGTTTGCAATTTATCGGACTGCGTTTCCAGTTGAACTGGCTGATGCAGACCCGATGGTTCGCCAGCGATTCAAGCCATTAAACGACGGCACGCCGGTAGTTGAAGTGTGGATGGG GGAGGGAATACGTGCAACGCTTGGTAGAAGTTATGATGAGATGTCATGGACGATGAACTATCCG gatgatggggaagaaTCAGAGTCTTGGTCCACCCTGGTTGACCCAGAGACTGTTCTCCAAAAAACTGCAAACATCCCCGGATGGCCGGAAGCTGGGAACCGACTCATACGATTGACACCCAAGGAACGACTGCACGACTTTAAGCTGATGTGGCGAGAGCCTCAGCCCTGCTGGGTCTCGCCCGCTGGGCGGATCGTCCAGATTGGGGACGCCGCACACTCGTTTCTGCCTTCATCTGGGAACGGCGCCACCCAGGGCATGGAAGATGCCATCTCGTTAGCGACTTGTCTGCGACTAGCGGAGAAGAACAATCTGTGTTGGGCAACCCGTGCGCATAACAAGCTACG ATTCGAGCGGGTATCTTGTTTGCAGTTGTTGGGGATCCTCAACCAGGAGACACGGCACTTGTCTGCCAATGCCAAGGCCAATACGGTACCCACCAAGCCTATCGGGTTGATGGCGGCGTGGATCTGGCGACACAACCCGGAGCGCTATGCAATCGAGAACTACGAGGCGGCACGGGCACACCTGGAGGATGGGAAGCCGTTCCAAAATAGCAATATCCCACCGGGTCATGTGTATAAGCCATGGACCATTGATGAAATGCTGCGGGCTATCGCTGCTGGCGAGCTCCACCTGGACGGAGAGTGGGAATGA